ATCGACGGACGGGTGGAGAAGTTTTTCTACCAGGAAGGCGAATATATCCAGAAAGGCAAATCCATCGTTCAACTGCACACGCGGCCTCTGGAATTGGAGCTGGATTTTGCGCAAGCGGAAAAACAACAGGTTGCCAACCGGCTGAAAGAATTGCGAACCGGAACGCGGGTAGAAGTTCTGGATGGAGCCAGGGCGGGTCTGGGAAAAGCCCAGGCCCGTGTTGACCTGACGAATCAGGAATTTAAGCGCATAAAAAAATTGAAGGATGACGGCGTATTGAGCGTCAATGAATATGACAAGGCGGTGGGCCAATTGGAAGAGGCCAGGGCGCAGTTTAACGAGAAAAAAGCCCAGCTCGATGAACACGTTGCCGGCCCCCGGATTGAACAGATCCAACAACAGGAATCCAGCCTCTCCGCGGCGGAAGCCAAAGTCAATATCATAAAGGATCAAATTCAGCGGGGAACCGCCTTCGCCCCATTCAACGGTTTTCTGGTCAAAAAGGAAACGGAAATCGGCCAGTGGCTGGAAAAAGGAGACCCCCTGTTCACTCTGATCGCCGTCGACCCGGTCAAGGCGGAAGTCCATTTACCGCAATCCCAGTTCAACAAGATCCAATTGGGGATGTCGGCCCAGGTCATCATCGAGACCGAGGACCCGAACGAATCCAATAAAATTTTTAACGGGGAAGTCATAGAAAAGATTCAATCCGGCGACCCTCAGTCCCGCACCTTTCCAGTGCGAATAAAAATCGACAATCCTAAATCTGAAATTGCCGTGGGCATGCTGGTCCGGGTCAAATTTTATCAACAAACCCAGGGAAAAACCCAACTTTATGTTCCCAAGGATGCTTTGGTGCGTTCTCCCTTTGCCACCGTGGTCTGGCGCGTGGATAAAAAAGAAGATCAAACCTTTCAGGCCGAAAAAGTTACGGTGAAGCCCGGCGATCTGTCCGACAGCTTGGTTTCCATTGAACCGGAAAATGATGGCATCAAAGAAAACGATTGGGTGGTGGTGCATGGAAACGAGCGGCTTCGACCAGGAAATCAAGTCACAATAACCCAAAGTCCTGCTGAGAAAAAATCTCCATGAAATGGATTGAAGGTTCATTGAAATACGGAGTCACCGTGGCCGTGGGAGTCACCCTGATCATCCTGTTTGGCACCCTCTCCCTGTTCCGCATTCCAGTCCAGCTGGTTCCGGACGTCAGCCAGCCCGAACTGACCATCACCACCGAATGGCCGGGGGCCAGCCCGGAAGAAGTCGAGCGGGATATTATCGATGAACAGGAAAAACACCTGAAATCCCTTGTCGGTCTGGTCGAAATGAAAAGCCTGTCCCAGACTGGACGAGGGCAAGTGTACCTATCCTTTCAAACCGGAGCGGATTTGCAGGAAATCCTCGTACGCACATCCAATGCTCTGCAACAGGTCTCCTCCTACCCCGAAGATGTGGACCAACCGGTGATCAAGACCGTCAACGTTTCCGACCGTCCCATTGCCTGGTTCGTTCTGCAACCCCTGCCCGGTATGGAGGACAAAGTCAACGTTTATCAGTATCGCGATTTTGCGGAAGACAAAATTCAATCGCGCTTTGAACGCGTGCCCGGCGTCTCCGATAGTGAAGTTCGCGGCGGCAGTCGTCTGGAAGTGCATGTCACTTTTAATCCCGATGCACTTGCCGAACGGGGCTTAAGCGTTTTTGCACTGAGAGAGGCCTTGCGCCGACAAAACCACAATGTCAGCGGTGGAGATTTTGATGAGGGCAAACGCCGATATATCATCCGCACCCAGGGAGAGTTCCGATCCATCGAGGATATAAAAAATACCATCTTAGCCCAAGTCAACGGACGCGCCATTTATACCAAGGATGTCGCCGAGGTGACTGTGGATTATGACGAACTGCGAGACTACGTCCGTCATAACGGGTTGGCGGGGATCGCCATTAATGCCAGGAGGGAGCTGGGGTCGAATATTCTCACGGTCATGAAGGAACTGAAAAAAGTTCAAGCCGACCTGAACGAAAATCTTTTGCATCCGTTAGGTATGCATCTGGTCCAGACCGCGGACACAACCGAATACATCACCCGCTCCATCGACATGGTGCAGATCAACCTTGTGGTGGGGGGCATCTTCGCCACCCTCATTCTCCTGCTTTTTTTAAGGAGCCTGTACAGCACGTTGGTCATCGCCATTGCCATTCCGATCAGCGTGATCGGGGCTTTTTTAGTGATCACCGTGATGGGCAGAACCATCAACGTCATCATGCTTGCGGGGATGGCGTTTGCGGTGGGGATGGTGGTCGATGCGTCGATCATTGTTCTGGAAAATATTTATCGCCACAAGCAAATGGGAAAACCCACCCGGCAGGCGGCAGTTGAGGGAGCCAGCGAAGTCTGGGGCGCCATTTTAGCGACCACTCTCACGACGCTGGTGGTGTTCATTCCCATCCTTTTTATTGAAGAGGAAGCGGGTCAATTGTTCCGGGACATTGCCGTGGCCATCAGCGCCGCGGTGACTCTTTCCATGATCGTGAGTATTCTGGTCATCCCTCCTTTAAGCAATAAACTTCTGCAATATGAATCTGAACACCGCGAGGATTCGATTTCATCATTTAGAAAAATGTTTAAAAATCTTTTTGGCTTATATGCTTTGGCGGCTAAATTCAGGGAAGTTCTTCTTTCCTGGCTGAAAGTTCTTTTTCGTTCACGAAAAGCGCAGTGGGCCGTCGTGGTTTCATTGACCGTCCTGCCCGTTACCGCCGCCTGGATCATGGTGCCAAAAGCGGAATATCTGCCTGAAGGAGACCAGAATGTCATCATCGGCATGATGATTCCCCCGCAAGGCTATAATATCGAGGAGGTTCACAGGCTGGGCAATGAATTGGAGAAAATATACCGTCTTTATTGGGAAGCGAAGGCTGGAAGCGAGGAAGAAAAAAAATTAAAAGGACCGGCTGTGCGAAATTTTTTGTTTATCGGCAGTGGGGGCCGGTTATTTACCGTCGT
The genomic region above belongs to Nitrospinota bacterium and contains:
- a CDS encoding efflux RND transporter periplasmic adaptor subunit, with translation MPYKYLKKYRWCFIFLSLFAFTACTKTNAEDKSGKPDKPVPVVVTQVKKQAANIKIELPGTILAWATTRMAAEIDGRVEKFFYQEGEYIQKGKSIVQLHTRPLELELDFAQAEKQQVANRLKELRTGTRVEVLDGARAGLGKAQARVDLTNQEFKRIKKLKDDGVLSVNEYDKAVGQLEEARAQFNEKKAQLDEHVAGPRIEQIQQQESSLSAAEAKVNIIKDQIQRGTAFAPFNGFLVKKETEIGQWLEKGDPLFTLIAVDPVKAEVHLPQSQFNKIQLGMSAQVIIETEDPNESNKIFNGEVIEKIQSGDPQSRTFPVRIKIDNPKSEIAVGMLVRVKFYQQTQGKTQLYVPKDALVRSPFATVVWRVDKKEDQTFQAEKVTVKPGDLSDSLVSIEPENDGIKENDWVVVHGNERLRPGNQVTITQSPAEKKSP
- a CDS encoding efflux RND transporter permease subunit, producing MKWIEGSLKYGVTVAVGVTLIILFGTLSLFRIPVQLVPDVSQPELTITTEWPGASPEEVERDIIDEQEKHLKSLVGLVEMKSLSQTGRGQVYLSFQTGADLQEILVRTSNALQQVSSYPEDVDQPVIKTVNVSDRPIAWFVLQPLPGMEDKVNVYQYRDFAEDKIQSRFERVPGVSDSEVRGGSRLEVHVTFNPDALAERGLSVFALREALRRQNHNVSGGDFDEGKRRYIIRTQGEFRSIEDIKNTILAQVNGRAIYTKDVAEVTVDYDELRDYVRHNGLAGIAINARRELGSNILTVMKELKKVQADLNENLLHPLGMHLVQTADTTEYITRSIDMVQINLVVGGIFATLILLLFLRSLYSTLVIAIAIPISVIGAFLVITVMGRTINVIMLAGMAFAVGMVVDASIIVLENIYRHKQMGKPTRQAAVEGASEVWGAILATTLTTLVVFIPILFIEEEAGQLFRDIAVAISAAVTLSMIVSILVIPPLSNKLLQYESEHREDSISSFRKMFKNLFGLYALAAKFREVLLSWLKVLFRSRKAQWAVVVSLTVLPVTAAWIMVPKAEYLPEGDQNVIIGMMIPPQGYNIEEVHRLGNELEKIYRLYWEAKAGSEEEKKLKGPAVRNFLFIGSGGRLFTVVKAKDPNRSRDLIPVLKGELEKVPGMIAVTRQLSLLTGAFRGSRGIEINIQGPDLAKLTLITQNAFFKLKKLMPDAQLRPVPGMELGQPQIQIIPKWREVAEMDVNVSELGYSVSALVDGVFADEVYLDPEKLQVPYVPRDGIDLILKSRVQDVQKTQDIGKMVVYTRMGKTVPLTSVALLPETVSSEQIQHFERERSITLEVVPPAKMPLEEGIRIVRQEIIQPLIDDGTLSGAYSILLTGNADKLESTRKAISGNFILAIIITYLLLTILFQHWGYPLIIMLSVPLAAVGGVFGLWLLNLFVLQPLDVLTMLGFIILIGVVVNNAILLIHQSLRNMREENMQPQQAILESVNTRIRPIFMSTLTSIFGLMPLVALPGAGSEIYRGIGVVILSGLFLSTVFTLILIPCLMNLSTHKNLLKHG